caaccaatattcgaatggacttcagcaatgctaaagatgaaaaagtatcattataatcagtgccttcgcactgactataacctttcgccactagctttgccttataggtctctacctagccatccgaacttaattttctcttatagatccatttacacttaataggtactataccttctgatggatctactaaggtctagacttggttggaatgcatagaGTTCATCTctaacttcatggcttccagccatctctcggaatcgatgtctaacattggCTCGTTGTAGTTATTGGGATCCTTAcgttgatccctatctcccatgagaaacacttcctctacatcctctgtaagcatacctaagtacctttcaggcagATGGGAGATCCAACTAgatttacgaggtggaggaggtactacgtgtactggcttaatatgaataggttctataggcacaatggctcgttgcacTTTAGAAACTTTCTCTTTGAGCTCAAATTTTTTCTTActgtctctatcaaggataaactattttccatgaagatagcatgtaggctcacaaacactttgtgatcctttgggacaaAAAATcttatcctaatgactctttaggatatcctataaaacgagcattacttgtcctatcctctaacttatcCGTCTATTGTCGCTTGAGTtgagctggacatccccaaatcttgagataaccaagactcagcttcttaccatgtcatattgAAGGGAATTCGAGCATCGTATGCGCCGAGGATTCACCGATTAAGGTGAAAGTATGCAATTTGAAAACAATTTTCAGCGAAATAAAATAGGGCTGTTCAAAATAGCCCATTGCAAAATTTGGATCTGATCCAATCCTACGAAATTCCCAAATGAATCCACAGGATATGTGATAGAAATTTTCACGCATGGATCACATCGTATGTGTTCTTGAATTGAGATCAAATCTCAACTCCAAAAACTGAAAATAGAACACTAACCTTTTAGCAGGTTGGTTCTAGCTTGCTGCTCCACAACCGCACAAGCgttcggcctctacaagtaatcCACGCAAGGCCTCTAGATCAACCGGCGtcccggggagtgctagctcgtacGGATGTAGCAGGCGGcctagagagagggagagaactaGGAGAAAGAGGACTAGCTACCCTTTCcttcaatcttttctttttcctttctttttcttacaaTAGGAACTCTCAAAGCTCACTTCATTCTTTCCCAACCAGTGTCAAAAcaccaaatactctaagccagatcctttttttttctctacaaAGATGGCAGCCATCTCCCCTATTTATAGAGGGAGAGAAAGTCCAACAAAGGGGCTCACTTGCCACATGTCAAGCATGCATGATGCCACGTGTCCTGGTGCTCATGATGGCCTATAAAACTCTCATGAAGTGTGATTGGATGGCTATGAGAAAGAATCTCAGTTTAGGGGATGAGGTGCCCTGGAGGGTGGAGATGACACACATGCACTGTGCCACATGTCCAGGACGCGGGCCCCGCAGGCTGGATGGATAAGCTCAAAGCCAATCCAAGGTGTGAGGTGTCCTGTAAAGAGTACAAATCTAATTTGAACTCTACCACAGGGCTAGGATTTATCCAGTATTCAGTCCTCACATTCACACGAGGTGTGGGTCCCACTCAAGGACATAAGGTGGGACCTACGCAAAGGgtaaaaggggaaaagaagatggTCCCAACCCTATATAAAGtaaaagagttctaatcaacctTTTAGCTAGTCAAATCTGATTTGACTCGAACCCAATGAAATTGAACACCGAATCACATTTAATGTCAATTGTGGTTTGACCTAACTTCCTCCACTCAATCTAATTGAATCTAATTGatgatccaatcaccaattgGTCTCTCCAATATGAGCAACAATTTGCTCAGGGTATAACAGTTAATCACATTGATCATTTTACCCTTTCATGATTCTCAGCCAGAAATGATCGATCCAGAAAAAGCCTCcaagcgtgtgacctcacaaGTTCGAACTTAAGCTGGTAGCACAGGAACACTTTCTGTACCAATgatgtaaccatctagcaatgggacccgacATCCAGATAAGCCGAAATAGATGCagagcaacattctagaacctatggattatggttaccgcataattcatcctcttgaccagaaaatgtCCAGGatgggttcagagtctgtctaccctgaaacgatccacccgaaaatatgtttcaattcaataagtcaagtgatagtgatttgactttttCTGGTCAGgatactacttaattgaaaacacaagacattcatccttatttataagggaggtcaatcccatcttgatctaCAACTGACCACCACAAGTACTTAGCTGGACTCAGAAACCTTCCGTTGCtagattagaaattcaggtagttcggcaccaaagtacagtgagttgcttgcaagccaacGGTTGCAATCTTAGGTCtcaaggatacatatacccatatccactcgaaacaactcttgacaagagagagtccgtcaattggtcacgttcagtgaacgtacactatcattcacctgtataccatactagtatctctatgctctttggtttggaagacaaccaacaaatatgatacaccaTTACCTAAGTCCGATAATACTATtgtcctattaatagtatatcatacggtcatgaacatttaaggacctgtgtgacaaaatcatatttcattacacaaagcagtcctaaggacttcatcacatcggagtttgtgaagatgttctggtgatgaataaataccatgttatttatgattgatttaaatacatttacaatcaacaattgattggatttaggacataatttccaacaactcgcACTTGACCTAAAGCCAATTAGTacagtatcgtatacccatcgtcaagtaatgatggtcaaactcctttacactgagggccttagtgaaggggtcggctaagttatccttcctatcaatcttttgaagatcaacgtcacctcgttctactatctcacgaaccaggtgataccggcgcagaatgtgcttggtgcgcTAGTGTGCCTTTGGTTCCTTAGCTTGAGCGATAGCCCCAGTGCTATCACAGTATAGTAGGACTGATCCATCAGCGGAGGATGCAACTCCTAGCTTAGCAATGAACTTCCGTAACCAGACAGCTtctttggcggcatcagatgtaGCAATGTATTCAGCCTCGCATACAGAGTCTGCCatggtatgctgcttggaacttttccagcacacGGCCCCACCTAATAGGGTAAACACATAACCAGACACAGACTTGCTATCATCatggtctgattgaaaacttgaatcggtataaccGACAATCAACTCAGTATCTCCATAAACGAGCCACTTATCCTTAGTATTTTTCAAATACTTAGGGATAGtctttacaaccttccagtggctCTCTCCTGGGTCAGATTGgtacctactcactactcctagtgaatacgccacatctggtctagtacatgtcatagcatacataatagatcctacagcagaggcatatggaattctactcatacgctttCTTTCTTGGGGAGTTGTCGAGCAATCTcctttagaaagagtgatttcaTGACCTATTGGAAGATGGCCTTTCTTGaaattttccatactgaaccgtTTCAGCACAATATCTATGTACGTAGACTGGGATAACCCAAGCAACCTTTTAgacctatccctatagatcttcatccctaggatgtaggattcATCTtctagatctttcatggagaattgtgatgacagccagatcTTTATTTCCTGtagtgcaggaatgtcattccctatTAAAAGAATATCAACCACATACAGTACAAAAAACATCACTACTGAACTATTTACCCACTTATATATGCAAGGTTTCTCTCCGTTCCTAACGAAGCTATATGTCTTGATCACCATATCAaagcgtatgttccaactccgataAGCCTGCTTCAGTCCGTATAAGGACTTCTGAAGCTTGcataccttagactcatctgcagaaatAAAACCTTCAGACTGTATTATATACACCTGCTCCTCTAAATCTTCATTCAGAAAagtggttttaacatccatctgccaaatctcTAAGTCCAGATGTGCAGCTATCGCAAGCATTATCCGAATGAATTTCAGCATTAcgacaggagaaaacgtctcatcatagtctATGCCATAACGTTGGCGAAATCCTTTGGCAACCAGTCGGGCTTTGTAGGTTTCCACATTTCCATCTGCGCCTCTCTTCCTCttgaagatccatttacacccaatgggTTTGATTCCTTCAggtgggtcaaccaatgtccatacatcattgacctcaaTGGACTCCATTTCGAATTTTATGGCATTaagccatttctcagaatcagacctttgcatagcatccatgtAGGTGACGGGATCCTCTGTGTTCTCATCGAGACCAACAGGTTCGCCGTCCTGGACCAGAAAACTATAGTTTCTGTCCGGCTGATGCGGTACTCTACCGTATCGCCTCACGAATGTTTCTATAATGGGTtctagatctgatctaatcaaatccggttCTTTAGTCTGTACTGGTTCTTCTATACGTTGGACTTCATCAAGTGCAACATCAGAGCTGTtcgttccttcaccaaggaattccttctcAAGGAAAACAACCCTATTACAGACAAACAACTTTTGCGTATCAGTATTATAGAAGTAAAACCCTAAGGTTTCTTTTGGATATCCGACGAAGAAACAATTATCAGACTTGGATTCCAGCTTATTTGCTTTCAAACGCTTGACATAGGCCTTACACCCCCAAACTCTTAGGTGAGTGATCActggcttacgcccagtccacatctcatgtggtgttttaatcACAGACTTACTAGAAACCTTATTTAAGATATAGCAGGCAGATtctagagcatatccccaaaaggataaagGCAGGCTAGCGAAatccatcatggaccggaccatgtctaacagagtcctATTCCTTCTTTCAGATACACCGTTATGCTGAGGTGTTCCAGGAAGGGTCCACTGAGACAGAATTCCATTCTCTTtcagataagtcaagaaatcattgGAGAGATATttccctcctcgatcagatcgaagaattttaatatgctttccagtttatttttctacttcattacggtataatttgaacatttcaaaagactcagacttatGCCTCATAAGAAACACATGCCCGTACCTAGacaggtcgtctgtaaacgtaatgaaatagttGTACCCTTCTCCGGCACTTGtactcataggtccacatacatccatatgtacGAGTCCTAGAATATCCGTGGCTCTCTCACCTTTTCCAGTAaagggtgatttggtcattttaccaagaagacaagactcacaagttggaaatgattcaaaatcattaatATTCAGAATACCCAACTTGGCCAACTTGttgatcctgttcttgttaatatatcCTAGCTGGCAATGCCATAGGTAGGTATCACAGATATTATCTATCCTAGGTCGCTTACTTAATGTGTACATTACACTAACAGGATGTGATATTGTGTAAATGCTATTTATTAATTGTCCATCAACCATAATAACACCATATACAATGATATTACAAGAACGAttctttattgatatttcataaccgtttTGGGTTAAGAGCCCTATAGAAATGACGTTCATTAAGAACGACggacaaaagtgacagtcacttaaggcgattacatgagaattgaaaactaaCTTAAGATCTTCCaatgctagaactggaacagtccttccatctccaacattcaggaatctctcattATCCTCAAATCTCTTATTGACTTGCAGTCCCTGtaatgaattgcaaatattataaggacttccggtatccaatacccaggtcaatTTATCACATATGGAGAAATTTCAATGCTAGAATTGAAAACTAACTAAAGATCTTCCaatgctagaactggaacagtccttccatctccaacattcaggaacctctcATTATCCTCAAATCTCTTATTGACCTGCAGTCCCTGTAAtaaattgcaaatattataaggacttccggtatccaatacccaggtcaatttatcacatatggagaaattacaaggagttatcatataagtaccttgcctAGCAACTTTTTGCTCATTTCTCcttggcctgtttggatcaagggtggCTACATacagaggacagttccttttccagtgtccTGATTTCTGACAGTGGTAGCACACCGCCTTTCTAGGGTCAGCCCGCTTTCTTATCATCTGATAAGATGTCCCGATACTTAgcacctttctcttccttttatttttatttttatttttatttttccctttCCCAAAGGGACGACGTCCTGCCCCACTACCAACCACATTAACCGGCCCTTTCTTGAGCTGGTTATCCTTCTCAAAGTTCTGCAACAAccccaaaagatcatggaagtTGAGTACAGGCtttgtcattctataatgagtaAGGAATAATCGGTAGGAATCAGGCAAGGAATTCAAAATCGCGTCCTTTTCCAATTGTTCATGCAGGAAAAAGGCGAGTTTGCTCAGGCGCTCTATCAACtcgatcatgtacagtacatggtcCATAACAGAGGCTCCTTCCTTGAGTTTGGCGTTGAAGATACAACAACTGGTACTATACCTTTTATCGTCATCAGGGACGCCAaacgattcattcaacacttgaatgatctcgTTCGGTTGAGCACTCTCGAATCTCCATGAGAATTCGTCGCTCATTGCCGCTAGCATAATACACCGGACAGTGATCCAATCACTCGTCCATTTCTGGTAAGCGTCACGGACTGCTACCCGTGCATTAGCAGGAGGCAATTCAGATGCCGGATCAGTAATTATATAAATGGTCCTCTTGTATTCCAGGACAATCTTAAGCTTTCTAAGCCAAATTGAAAAGTTGGGACTGGTCAACTTATCATTATCTAATAATGACCAAAGTGATAATTGAGTGGCCATTTCTGTAAAAAATGACAACAAAGCCTAAACAGTAAATGAATcaatataatcaaaaaaattaagattttagtcCAAAGATCCTCCCACCATTTTGTACGAATCAATAGCCTCTACTTTAATCCGaagaattactcctaattctttagcgGGTACCGAAATCCACATAGACTATAGATGGGCCCGAGTGTGTCTCGGCTAACCCATCTGTatctaagggtaggttcataaccaattgtttcaccaaacaaCTCCCAGTAATATTCTTTTGCCACAGGCCACTTCAGTAGGTGTGTGTcacctccactgaaaatcctggtcaggtccaaccatcaaCTTGCTGCAATAAGTTCATCACATCAGtagatgaccaagcccgagtgtggctcggctcacctgaccatcTATTTAATGGATGCTACCAATTCAACATTAATTGAGTGACAATCCCAATAGCCGATGAGCACCAGGCGTGTATCGCCTCCAATGATCATAAACATATCGGACTCATTATCATTTCAACGCAATGGGAGACTATGACACGGTCATCTTCCATTAACCACACCATTTTTAAGAACctgataatttagaggatttttatGAAACAGAAAAAGCTGACTAACCttgatcctcccactgacttcttcAAATCAGAGGTTAATAAGAACATGTTTGAGTCAGTGCACCTAAATCGGTCCGACCGATTTCATTATTTGGCATGGGTCAACAAGAGTTAATCAGAGATCTGATCAACAGAGATTCACCTAGATGGCCAGGTAAGTGGAATCAACAGAagggtatgccattaacttgactGGACCAAAATCCagcaagtagctcccaattaaaaacctactGATAACAGTTGCCTTAGGCACCAACTAGTTCATCAATTTCAATTCGATCAATATCAAAACTCAGTGCTCAACCGCGGAGCCTAAATC
This Phoenix dactylifera cultivar Barhee BC4 unplaced genomic scaffold, palm_55x_up_171113_PBpolish2nd_filt_p 001143F, whole genome shotgun sequence DNA region includes the following protein-coding sequences:
- the LOC103699768 gene encoding uncharacterized protein LOC103699768; the protein is MSDEFSWRFESAQPNEIIQVLNESFGVPDDDKRYSTSCCIFNAKLKEGASVMDHVLYMIELIERLSKLAFFLHEQLEKDAILNSLPDSYRLFLTHYRMTKPVLNFHDLLGLLQNFEKDNQLKKGPVNVGLQVNKRFEDNERFLNVGDGRTVPVLALEDL